A window from Azoarcus sp. DD4 encodes these proteins:
- the acsA gene encoding acetate--CoA ligase: protein MPRPAIIHKTAADLAVAPNLADYAATCRNFRWADARAALAGLPGGGLNIAHEAVVRHAAGALRDHVAFRFLGRGGVRDVSYGELAALTARFANVLRMLGVGRGETVFVLAGRIPELYVAVLGSLRAGCVVSPLFSAFGPEPVATRIRLGEGAVLVTTDLLYARKVAKLREQLPSLRHVLLVAEEGGTTSEPGTHDLAALMAQAADEFDTAATTADDPALLHFTSGTTGTPKGAMHVHGAVVTHWATGRYALDLHPDDVFWCTADPGWVTGTSYGIVAPLLHGVSSIVDEADFDAERWYRILQEQQVSVWYTAPTAIRMLMKAGPELARKFRFPRLRFVASVGEPLNPEAVWWGKEVLGHAIHDNWWQTETGGIMIANLPALDIKPGSMGLPLPGVEAAIVRQHADGSVALVSKADEEGELALRRGWPSMLRGYLNNEERYRKCFAGDWYLTGDLARRDADGYYWFVGRSDDVIKSAGHLIGPFEVESALMEHPAVAEAGVIGKPDEMVGEVVKAFVSLRQGYVADEALRLELLGHARKRLGAAVAPKEIDFLPVLPRTRSGKIMRRLLKARELGLPEGDTSTLEAGA from the coding sequence ATGCCGCGTCCCGCCATCATCCACAAGACCGCCGCCGATCTGGCGGTGGCGCCCAATCTGGCCGACTACGCTGCCACCTGCCGCAACTTCCGCTGGGCCGACGCACGCGCGGCGCTGGCGGGGCTGCCGGGCGGCGGCCTCAACATCGCCCACGAGGCGGTGGTGCGCCATGCGGCGGGCGCGCTGCGCGACCATGTCGCCTTCCGCTTTCTCGGCCGCGGCGGCGTGCGCGACGTGAGCTACGGCGAACTCGCCGCGCTCACCGCGCGCTTCGCCAATGTGCTGCGCATGCTGGGCGTAGGCCGTGGCGAGACGGTTTTCGTGCTCGCCGGGCGCATCCCCGAACTCTACGTCGCGGTGCTGGGCAGCCTGCGTGCCGGCTGCGTGGTGTCGCCGCTTTTCTCCGCCTTCGGCCCGGAGCCGGTGGCGACACGCATCCGGCTGGGCGAGGGCGCGGTGCTGGTCACGACCGACCTGCTTTACGCGCGCAAGGTGGCGAAGCTGCGCGAGCAGCTGCCCAGCCTGCGCCATGTGTTGCTGGTGGCCGAAGAGGGTGGCACCACCAGCGAGCCTGGCACCCACGACCTCGCCGCGCTGATGGCGCAGGCCGCCGACGAATTCGACACCGCGGCCACCACCGCCGACGACCCCGCGCTGCTGCACTTCACCAGCGGCACCACCGGCACGCCCAAGGGCGCGATGCATGTGCACGGCGCGGTGGTGACGCACTGGGCGACCGGCCGTTACGCGCTAGACCTGCATCCGGACGACGTCTTCTGGTGCACCGCCGACCCTGGCTGGGTCACCGGCACCTCCTACGGCATCGTCGCGCCGCTGCTGCACGGCGTGAGTTCCATCGTGGACGAGGCGGACTTCGACGCCGAGCGCTGGTATCGCATCCTGCAGGAACAGCAGGTGAGCGTGTGGTACACCGCGCCGACCGCGATCCGCATGCTGATGAAGGCCGGCCCAGAACTGGCGCGCAAGTTCCGCTTCCCCAGGCTGCGCTTCGTCGCCAGCGTCGGCGAGCCGCTCAACCCGGAGGCGGTGTGGTGGGGCAAGGAAGTGCTCGGCCACGCCATCCACGACAACTGGTGGCAGACCGAGACCGGCGGCATCATGATCGCCAACCTGCCGGCGCTGGACATCAAGCCCGGTTCCATGGGCCTGCCGCTGCCGGGCGTGGAAGCCGCCATCGTGCGCCAGCACGCCGACGGTTCGGTGGCGCTGGTAAGCAAGGCGGACGAGGAGGGCGAACTGGCGCTGAGGCGCGGCTGGCCGTCCATGCTGCGCGGCTACCTCAACAACGAGGAACGCTACCGCAAGTGCTTCGCCGGCGACTGGTACCTGACCGGCGATCTCGCCCGGCGCGATGCCGACGGTTACTACTGGTTCGTCGGCCGTAGCGACGACGTGATCAAGTCCGCCGGCCATCTGATCGGCCCCTTCGAGGTCGAGAGCGCGCTGATGGAGCACCCGGCGGTGGCCGAGGCCGGGGTGATCGGCAAGCCGGACGAGATGGTGGGCGAGGTGGTGAAGGCCTTCGTCTCGCTCAGGCAGGGTTACGTGGCCGACGAGGCGCTGCGCCTGGAACTGCTCGGCCACGCCCGCAAGCGGCTGGGTGCGGCGGTCGCGCCCAAGGAGATCGATTTCCTGCCGGTGCTGCCGCGCACCCGCAGCGGCAAGATCATGCGGCGCCTGCTGAAGGCGCGCGAACTCGGCCTGCCCGAAGGCGACACCTCGACGCTGGAGGCCGGCGCATGA
- the pdhA gene encoding pyruvate dehydrogenase (acetyl-transferring) E1 component subunit alpha: protein MTRKTTATTATATTTARPLALRLLADMLRIRRMEEKCAELYGAGQIRGFLHLYIGEEACATGTMHALEDGDNVVATYREHGHALLRGVPMSAIMAEMFGKAAGCSRGRGGSMHLFDVTRHFYGGNAIVGGGLPLATGLALADRMQGVRRVTACVFGEGAVAEGAFHEAMNLAALWRLPVLFCCENNLYAMGTALARSESQTDLCAKAASYRMATCKADGMDVRAVLEATTQAARQVREGEGPVFLELQTYRFRAHSMFDPELYRDKAEVEAWKARGPIHTFSAQLKAAGMLTEEGFLALDAEAGAEIDAAVAFAEAAPWEPVEDLPRDVYTPGAQP, encoded by the coding sequence ATGACGCGCAAGACTACCGCGACCACTGCGACCGCCACGACGACCGCCCGCCCGCTGGCGCTGCGCCTGCTCGCCGACATGCTGCGCATCCGCCGCATGGAAGAGAAATGCGCCGAGCTGTACGGGGCCGGCCAGATCCGCGGTTTTCTCCATCTCTACATCGGCGAGGAGGCCTGCGCCACCGGCACGATGCATGCACTGGAGGACGGGGACAACGTCGTCGCTACCTACCGCGAGCACGGCCATGCGCTGCTGCGCGGCGTGCCGATGAGCGCGATCATGGCCGAGATGTTCGGCAAGGCGGCCGGCTGTTCGCGCGGGCGCGGCGGCTCGATGCACCTCTTCGACGTGACGCGCCATTTCTACGGCGGCAATGCCATCGTCGGCGGCGGCCTGCCGCTGGCGACGGGGCTGGCGCTGGCCGACCGCATGCAGGGCGTGCGCCGCGTCACCGCCTGCGTGTTCGGCGAGGGGGCGGTCGCCGAAGGCGCCTTCCACGAGGCGATGAACCTCGCTGCGCTGTGGCGGCTGCCGGTGCTGTTCTGCTGCGAGAACAACCTGTACGCGATGGGTACCGCGCTGGCGCGCTCCGAATCGCAGACCGATCTCTGCGCCAAGGCCGCCAGCTACCGGATGGCCACCTGCAAGGCCGACGGCATGGATGTGCGCGCGGTGCTGGAGGCCACCACGCAGGCGGCGCGCCAGGTGCGCGAGGGCGAGGGCCCGGTCTTCCTCGAACTGCAGACCTACCGCTTCCGTGCGCATTCCATGTTCGACCCCGAGCTGTACCGCGACAAGGCCGAGGTCGAGGCGTGGAAGGCGCGCGGGCCGATCCACACCTTTTCTGCGCAGCTGAAGGCGGCCGGCATGCTGACGGAGGAAGGCTTCCTCGCGCTCGATGCCGAAGCCGGAGCGGAGATCGACGCCGCGGTGGCGTTCGCCGAGGCCGCCCCCTGGGAGCCGGTCGAGGATCTGCCGAGGGACGTGTACACGCCGGGAGCGCAGCCATGA
- a CDS encoding alpha-ketoacid dehydrogenase subunit beta: MRMSYREALRLALREALATDPRVFLMGEDVGRYGGTYAVSKGLLEEFGPERIRDTPLSELGFVGAGIGAALGGMRPIVEVMTVNFSLLALDQIVNNAALLRHMSGGQCSVPLVVRMATGAGRQLAAQHSHSLENWYAHIPGIRVLAPATVADARGMLAPALADPDPVVIFEHAQLYNLEDELPDERRCDIARAAVRRAGTRASVFAYGGCLPKALQAAEELAAEGIDVEVVDLRVLRPLDTETIAASVARTHRAVVVDEGWRSGSLAAEVITRIVEDSFYELDAPPVRVCSEEVPIPYAKHMEEAALPQVGKIVAAVKALVGA, translated from the coding sequence ATGAGGATGAGCTACCGCGAGGCGCTGCGCCTGGCCTTGCGCGAGGCGCTCGCCACCGACCCGCGCGTCTTCCTGATGGGCGAGGACGTCGGCCGTTACGGCGGCACCTACGCGGTGTCCAAGGGCCTGCTGGAGGAGTTCGGCCCGGAGCGCATCCGCGACACGCCGCTGTCGGAACTCGGCTTCGTCGGCGCCGGCATCGGTGCGGCGCTCGGCGGCATGCGGCCCATCGTCGAGGTGATGACGGTCAATTTCAGCCTGCTGGCGCTGGACCAGATCGTCAACAACGCGGCGCTGCTGCGCCACATGTCCGGCGGCCAGTGCTCGGTGCCGCTGGTCGTGCGCATGGCCACCGGCGCCGGCCGCCAGCTCGCCGCCCAGCATTCGCACAGCCTGGAGAACTGGTACGCCCACATCCCCGGCATCCGGGTGCTGGCGCCGGCCACCGTGGCGGATGCGCGCGGCATGCTGGCACCGGCGCTGGCCGACCCCGACCCGGTGGTGATCTTCGAGCACGCCCAGCTCTACAACCTGGAGGACGAGCTGCCGGACGAACGGCGGTGCGACATCGCCCGCGCGGCGGTGCGGCGCGCCGGCACCCGCGCGAGCGTGTTCGCCTACGGCGGCTGCCTGCCCAAGGCGCTGCAGGCGGCGGAGGAACTCGCGGCCGAGGGCATCGACGTCGAGGTGGTCGACCTGCGCGTGCTGCGTCCGCTCGATACCGAAACCATCGCCGCCTCGGTGGCGCGCACGCATCGCGCGGTGGTGGTGGACGAGGGCTGGCGGAGCGGCAGCCTCGCCGCCGAGGTGATCACCCGCATCGTCGAGGACAGCTTCTACGAGCTCGACGCACCGCCGGTCCGGGTGTGCAGCGAGGAGGTGCCGATTCCCTATGCCAAGCACATGGAAGAGGCGGCGTTGCCGCAGGTCGGCAAGATCGTCGCGGCGGTGAAGGCGCTGGTGGGGGCGTAG